The DNA window TTACTGCTTTATGGCGCTGACTCCAATTGCAGACCTACAGGAGAATGGCTGCAGACCCAAATCGGGAATTCCGTATTGGAGCTGATCCCGGGCGATCATAATATTCCTATCCAGGAACCACAGATGATCGCAGAGACCATCACTGATTTTTTATCTAAAATTTTAACACAAAACCATGGCTAAATTCGCATTTATAGTTCCACCCCTTACAGGACATGTCAATCCTACTTTAAGCATCGGTGCTACCCTATTGGAAAGAGGCCACGAAGTAGCGTGGATCAGCCTTGACCCTACCCTGGAAACAAAACTTCCGGAGGGAGGGAAGCTTCTTCTTATTCAATACGATCAGACTGATGAAGAAAAAAAAGAGAGTGAACAATACCTGGATATTATTTCAAAAAAAGTAGTCTACGGCATTGATAGCGTTAAATTTCTGTATGAAGAGGTATTGATTCCTTTAAACAGACATTGCTATAACGGCATCATTGCTTTGTTAAAAAAATACCAACCCGATTTGATTATTGGAGACCATCAGTTATTTGCAGCCCCTATTGCCGCCAAAACGCTGGGAATTCCTTACGCCACTTCCGTTACTGCTCCGGCTGCCATTAAAATTATGAATGAGCTTCCGAAGGTACACGAATGGGAAGTGAATCAGATTGTCAATTTACAGAAAGAACTTGGTTTTCATGAAGAACGTTCTCTGGCAACTTCTGACCTATTGACTCTGGTTTTAACGTCCAATTATTTCTTTGGTGAAATGGATGATTTACCTGCTCAATATCAATTTACAGGACCTGTTCTTACGGAACGTCGTATTTCATGTGAATTCGACTGGGACAGATTAAACAATGCAACCAATAAAAAGATTCTTGTAAGCATCGGAACCACTTTCGATCATGATCATAAAAAAGCATTTTTCCAGAAAGTGGTGGATGCCTTTAAAGATGAGGATTTAACCGTTGTTGTCGTTTCTGATCCTCAGCTTTTCGAGCAATGGCCGGAAAACTTTATGGTCTATCAGCAGGTTCCCCAACTGGATTTATTACCTCATCTCGACGGAGTGGTTTGCCACGGCGGTCACAACACCGTTTCCGAAACTTTATCCAACGGTATTCCATTGGTGGTGATTCCTATTGCCTATGACCAGTCACATGTTGCAGGACGTGTTGTACGTACAGAAGCGGGTGAACGTTTGAATTTTAATAGATTTAAAGCGAATCACCTGAGAGAAGCTGTACACCAGATTTTACACAACCTAAGTTACCGTGAGGCAGCTCAAAAAGTCGGACAATCGTTTGTTGAAGCCGGCGGTTCATCGACTGCAGCTGATTTACTTGAAAAAGCATTAACACCTACCACAGAAATGAAAAAAGCTAAATTCCTATTTGTTATCCCTCCGTTTTTCGGACATATCAGCCCTACATTAAGTGTCGGGGTAAGCCTTATTGCCCGTGGCCACGAAGTAAAATGGTTCGGGATTACCCCACTATCAGACGAACACATTCCGGAAGGAGGATCTTACTATTACCCTCATGAAGATCTTATCCCTTACCAGGACGAAATACAACGCATTCTAAAAAGACAAGATGACGGACCTGCCTGTTCAGGTCCTGAAGTGATGAAACTA is part of the Chryseobacterium lactis genome and encodes:
- a CDS encoding glycosyltransferase — its product is MAKFAFIVPPLTGHVNPTLSIGATLLERGHEVAWISLDPTLETKLPEGGKLLLIQYDQTDEEKKESEQYLDIISKKVVYGIDSVKFLYEEVLIPLNRHCYNGIIALLKKYQPDLIIGDHQLFAAPIAAKTLGIPYATSVTAPAAIKIMNELPKVHEWEVNQIVNLQKELGFHEERSLATSDLLTLVLTSNYFFGEMDDLPAQYQFTGPVLTERRISCEFDWDRLNNATNKKILVSIGTTFDHDHKKAFFQKVVDAFKDEDLTVVVVSDPQLFEQWPENFMVYQQVPQLDLLPHLDGVVCHGGHNTVSETLSNGIPLVVIPIAYDQSHVAGRVVRTEAGERLNFNRFKANHLREAVHQILHNLSYREAAQKVGQSFVEAGGSSTAADLLEKALTPTTEMKKAKFLFVIPPFFGHISPTLSVGVSLIARGHEVKWFGITPLSDEHIPEGGSYYYPHEDLIPYQDEIQRILKRQDDGPACSGPEVMKLALEETYVPFAKMMMPGLSRLTESWKPDVIVNDCITFGGALFAHKHNIPCVTTTPVPPDVMGDTEKSAPKIWEWQQNLIKDLQKEVGIEDDGIFIHSHKLNMVFTSQAFAGFETVPSHMKFVGPVKGRPNHAPFEWDRLHAATTPKIFVSLGTLLVDIRKAFFEKVIAAFADQPVTVVAATPPDIFEEWPSNFIVNSFVPQSELMPHMDMVICHGGFNTVNDTFRNGLPMLITPIAYDHFHIAKLIEQAGCGISIRYKRLRVEALRETVFELLENPKYRTAAKEVQNTFHTAGGNDKAVELLENFVQQESTLASV